A single genomic interval of Daucus carota subsp. sativus chromosome 1, DH1 v3.0, whole genome shotgun sequence harbors:
- the LOC108219344 gene encoding uncharacterized protein LOC108219344, protein MCFLKHILGLKSVALMFNGADAFVNEGFKSWNKLSTIRDHVVEKDIIHACAKETTKSILEELNDGFFAILVDESADTSDKEQMALCLRYVNQKGEVCEQFIGVVHAPNTTSLTLLVAIESLLMEYSLTFSKVRGQGYYGASNMQGAINGLKTLVQNECPQAYFVHCFAHQLQLTQVAIAKKNSDCGWLFIDLLAPLLNFVGGSSKIKEFLREKQVVRVVEALSLGEIETGSGLNQERGFRRPCDTRWGSHFKTILNVLNLYPTILESLDAIVEVSDTIDSNKAQFIIHLLMSFDFVFVAHLIVSIFGITNDLIVALQKHDQDIVNAMSMVNITKTNLQKMRDKGWDSHMDKVTSFMIKYGVELPNMEGNYIVPGRRLYEAKALRFAAFDKSKLLRPATFYPKEFSSSELLFFDHSLENFIVSIREDERFWNLESLGELLVKLVETGNHTTHESVYLKLKLVLILPVATTSVERVFSGMTQVKAKLQNCMGDQMLNDCLITYQERDLVLNVR, encoded by the exons atgtGTTTCCTAAAACACATATTGGGATTAAAGAGCGTCGCTTTAATGTTCAATG GGGCTGATGCTTTTGTTAATGAAGGCTTTAAGTCTTGGAATAAATTATCTACCATTAGAGATCATGTTG TTGAAAAAGATATTATACATGCTTGTGCAAAAGAAACGACTAAGTCAATACTTGAAGAGCTTAATGATGGATTTTTTGCAATTCTTGTCGATGAATCTGCTGATACTTCTGATAAGGAACAAATGGCTCTTTGTTTGCGATATGTCAATCAAAAAGGAGAAGTGTGTGAACAATTTATTGGTGTTGTGCACGCTCCCAATACTACTTCATTAACTCTTTTGGTAGCTATTGAGTCATTACTCATGGAATATTCATTGACTTTCTCTAAAGTTCGGGGTCAAGGTTATTATGGGGCGAGTAATATGCAAGGTGCAATCAATGGGCTCAAAACTTTAGTGCAGAATGAATGCCCCCAAGCATACTTTGTTCACTGCTTTGCACATCAACTTCAGTTGACACAAGTTGCAATTGCTAAGAAAAACTCTGATTGTGGTTGGCTCTTTATTGATTTACTTGCACCTCTCTTGAATTTTGTGGGAGGTTcatcaaaaataaaagaatttctTCGAGAAAAACAAGTTGTCCGAGTGGTTGAAGCATTATCTTTGGGTGAAATTGAGACGGGAAGTGGTTTAAATCAAGAACGTGGTTTCAGGAGACCATGTGATACTCGTTGGGGCTCTCACtttaaaacaatattaaatgTTCTTAATTTATATCCCACGATCCTTGAGTCTCTTGATGCTATTGTAGAAGTTTCTGATACAATTGACTCAAATAAAGCTCAATTCATCATCCATCTGTTGATGTCTTTTGACTTTGTGTTTGTGGCTCACTTAATCGTTTCTATATTTGGGATAACAAATGATCTAATTGTGGCATTGCAAAAACATGATCAAGATATTGTAAATGCCATGTCTATGGTTAACATAACCAAGACAAATTTACAGAAGATGCGAGATAAAGGATGGGATTCTCATATGGACAAGGTAACTTCCTTTATGATTAAGTATGGTGTTGAGCTTCCAAATATGGAGGGAAATTATATTGTTCCAGGGAGAAGGTTGTACGAGGCAAAGGCTCTCAG ATTTGCTGCTTTTGACAAAAGTAAATTACTTCGACCTGCTACATTCTACCCAAAGGAGTTTTCAAGTAGTGAATTGTTATTCTTTGACCATTCTCTAGAGAATTTTATTGTTTCCATTAGAGAAGATGAGAGATTTTGGAATTTAGAAAGTCTTGGCGAGCTTTTGGTGAAACTTGTTGAAACGGGAAATCATACAACTCATGAAAGTGTCTACTTGAAACTGAAATTGGTCTTGATTCTCCCTGTTGCAACGACAAGTGTTGAAAGAGTTTTTTCAGGAATGACGCAAGTGAAAGCTAAACTACAAAATTGCATGGGAGATCAAATGTTGAATGATTGTTTGATTACATATCAAGAAAGGGATTTAGTTTTGAATGTTAGATGA